The following coding sequences lie in one Haematobia irritans isolate KBUSLIRL chromosome 3, ASM5000362v1, whole genome shotgun sequence genomic window:
- the LOC142229459 gene encoding uncharacterized protein LOC142229459, with translation MFDDILLISQIKKNPNLFVRNSKDYMNKQKREDSWTDISNVMGTTVKACQSRWRSIRDRYVRIHRMDELEVTQWELLKHLEFLKGHVKPCSRKSNTKAFHISEQLIAYEEDSISIDDKPFFEPFEELSSNQSMNKKRKKEIDIEDDIDDRSEQFLHEEESNTPTISKKPKEEPESKDSLAEKMCDLMTEFTKYARSSHTYTSNRNEPFLRFLEQKLETLPEQHQEEIKINILNYVFTYAKQVENGVCPDFLELK, from the exons atgtttgacGATATTCTATTGATTAGTCAAATTAAGAAAAATCCCAATCTTTTCGTGAGAAACTCGAAAGATTATATGAACAAACAAAAGAGAGAAGATTCATGGACGGACATAAGTAATGTGATGGGAACTACAGTAAAGGCTTGTCAATCGAGATGGAGAAGTATAAGAGACCGATATGTGAGGATTCATCGAATGGATGAATTGGAAGTAACCCAATGGGAGTTATTGAAACATTTGGAATTTCTGAAAGGCCATGTTAA GCCATGTTCCAGAAAATCTAACACCAAAGCGTTTCATATATCGGAACAGTTAATTGCATACGAGGAGGATTCAATATCGATCGACGATAAACCATTCTTTGAACCATTTGAGGAATTATCCAGCAATCagtcgatgaataaaaaacgtaAAAAGGAAATTGATATTGAAGATGATATTGACGATAGATCTGAACAATTTCTTCACGAGGAAGAGTCAAATACACCCACAATAAGTAAGAAACCCAAAGAAGAACCGGAAAGCAAAGATTCTCTAGCCGAAAAAATGTGCGATCTTATGACCGAGTTTACAAAATACGCAAGAAGCAGTCATACATATACGTCAAACAGAAACGAACCCTTTTTAAGATTCTTGGAACAAAAACTTGAAACGCTACCTGAACAACACCAagaagaaattaaaataaatattctcaaTTATGTGTTTACATATGCAAAGCAAGTGGAAAATGGGGTATGCCCAGATTttttagaactaaaataa
- the LOC142229458 gene encoding uncharacterized protein LOC142229458, with product MEESALLTNITMIITKDVLVDEGNSQKKPKHFLWHSNQTEESETRFPLLDSVDDEDEEFFLKQQFLNREPKRESSPTVRKRNEKTSGHILRKRLTIKKEKFYDHSQRASTTIAKGPRGPKELNLLNKYENIEFEGFLHMSKMSFLKTFQFIKHLLSQSTFPGSVPAQTVFSLSLWKLTTDEHFEEISRRFQISQSQCEAIISQFWHIISDKYESYIKWPNSHLSQQLQLQGFQKHSQLKIFPNLFGILAIKRLDIFLASEDAEIPIILQIVCNVHQKVIDCFVELEQEYSFDETPMGQILALNENTMPKGCYLIGNKSFPLKPYLMKPITTPCFRKEHEFNNLLEPALRLGQDTLDIMAKRFNALYALEARDLAEVRKILETVCALHNLCVAIEDDYVERKREVVKFNWATDTNSPISTVGSEQNVLGLQKRSDLIDKVTM from the exons ATGGAAGAAAGCGCATTATTAACGAATATAACCATGATTATAACGAAGGATGTCCTTGTCGATGAGGGAAATAGTCAAAAGAAACCAAAACATTTCTTATGGCACAGCAATCAAACAGAAGAAAGTGAAACCCGGTTCCCCCTATTGGATTCAGTAGACGATGAGGATGAGGAATTCTTTCTCAAACAGCAATTCTTGAATAGGGAACCCAAAAGAGAATCTTCACCCACAGTACGGAAACGAAACGAGAAGACAAGTGgacatattttaagaaaaagattaacaataaaaaaggaaaaattttatgaccATAGCCAAAGGGCATCAACTACTATCGCTAAAGGTCCTAGGGGACCaaaagaattaaatttattgaataaatacgagaatattgaATTTGAGGGATTCCTACACATGAGCAAAATGAGCTTTTTG AAAACATTCCAGTTCATCAAACATTTATTATCACAGTCTACATTTCCGGGTAGTGTACCAGCTCAAACCGTATTTTCTCTTTCCCTATGGAAGCTAACCACAGATgaacattttgaggaaatttccagACGATTTCAAATATCCCAATCCCAGTGTGAAGCTATAATAAGTCAATTCTGGCATATAATTTCagataaatatgagtcctacatAAAATGGCCAAATTCTCATTTATCACAACAACTCCAGCTGCAAGGATTTCAAAAACATTCCCAATTGAAGATATTTCCCAATCtatttggtattttggccataaaacgattggatatatttttagcCTCTGAAGATGCTGAAATTCCAATTATATTACAAATTGTTTGTAATGTCCACCAAAAAGTTATAGATTGTTTTGTTGAACTTGAACAGGAATATTCGTTCGATGAAACGCCCATGGGACAAATATTGGCTCTAAATGAGAACACTATGCCCAAAGGTTGTTATCTAATAGGTAATAAAAGTTTTCCGCTTAAGCCCTATTTAATGAAACCCATAACTACGCCATGTTTTCGAAAAGAACATGAATTTAATAATCTTTTGGAACCAGCACTGAGATTAGGTCAAGACACTTTGGATATTATGGCAAAACGTTTTAATGCTCTGTACGCATTAGAAGCCCGAGACTTGGCTGAAGTTCGCAAAATATTGGAAACCGTATGTGCTCTACATAATTTATGTGTAGCTATTGAAGATGATTACGTGGAACGCAAACGTGaagttgtcaaatttaattgggCAACAGATACCAATAGCCCTATCAGCACAGTTGGTAGTGAACAAAATGTGTTGGGCTTGCAAAAAAGGAGTGATTTAATTGATAAAGTGACAATGTGA
- the ais gene encoding DExD-box helicase 52, whose translation MDAHDLFRQLTRGAKFTKRSNKKPKNVIPEKLAKKEEDGNDEGISIDDDDNKSMDEDINPGNFDEQSDAEDYEESQSFEFISGVSSTSKKSKKKKKTELTEDEKEKQLQEEMIATIHKENRISVLGKNIPPPITTFQELHTTYNMNERLVENLINCNYAQPTAIQMQAIPIMLQGRPLMACAPTGSGKTIAFLAPIINDLKVPKKVGFRALILAPTRELAQQIYRECVRLSEKTALKIHIISKVNQAKQKMGENSTKKFDILISTPNRVRYLLQQEPPLLDLKSIEWFILDEADRLMEEGQNNFKEQLDDILTACTNPKKKLALFSATYTVPVAKWALKNLKNLARVTVGAQNAATEFVEQELLFVGSESGKLLAMRDLVRTGLKPPVLVFVQSKDRAKQLFEELLYDGINVDIIHADRTQQQRDNCVRAFREGHIWVLICTELMGRGIDFKGVNLVINYDFPPSTISYIHRIGRTGRAGRPGKAITFFTQNDTTTLRSIAEIIKNSGGKVPDFMLNMKKPKKSDKKKLANFAPKREDISTKIKPEQERQEKLQKLEKSLKKKQKTQEAVNDSDDTHLKKLKKLKKIQKLKNSQINTKKNNIPPRKSKQKQNIVKDKKVKKAKNMK comes from the exons ATGGATGCACACGATTTATTTCGGCAATTAAcgagaggagctaaattcacaAAGCGTAGTAATAAAAAACCTAAG AATGTAATACCTGAAAAGCTGGCGAAAAAGGAAGAAGATGGTAATGATGAAGGTATTTCAATTGATGACGATGATAATAAGTCTATGGATGAAGATATCAATCCTGGAAATTTTGATGAACAATCCGACGCAGAGGATTACGAGGAGTCGCAGTCATTTGAATTTATATCTGGTGTAAGCAGTACCTCAAAGAAATCAAAGAAGAAAAAGAAGACTGAACTGACCGAagatgaaaaagaaaaacaattgcaAGAGGAAATGATAGCTACCATACATAAGGAAAATCGTATATCTGTTTTGGGTAAAAATATTCCACCGCCCATTACAACGTTCCAGGAATTGCATACGACATACAACATGAACGAAAGACTGGTGGAAAATCTAATAAATTGCAATTATGCCCAGCCAACAGCAATTCAAATGCAAGCAATTCCAATAATGTTACAAGGTCGACCACTAATGGCATGTGCTCCCACGGGATCGGGTAAAACTATAGCCTTTTTAGCACCCATAATTAATGACTTGAAAGTCCCCAAAAAAGTTGGATTTAGAGCTTTGATTTTGGCACCTACACGTGAATTGGCCCAACAAATCTATCGTGAATGTGTACGTCTCTCGGAGAAGACAGCTTTGAAAATTCACATTATCAGTAAAGTGAATCAAGCCAAACAGAAGATGGGTGAAAACTCCACAAAGAAATTTGACATATTAATTTCAACTCCAAATCGAGTACGATACCTTTTGCAGCAGGAACCACCATTATTGGATTTAAAGAG TATCGAATGGTTTATTTTGGATGAAGCGGATCGCTTAATGGAAGAGGGACAAAATAATTTCAAGGAACAATTGGATGATATTCTTACTGCTTGCACGAATCCTAAAAAGAAATTGGCTTTATTCAGTGCCACATATACGGTACCCGTTGCCAAGTGGGcattaaaaaatctgaaaaacttagCTCGCGTTACAGTTGGTGCTCAAAATGCAGCCACAGAGTTTGTTGAACAAGAACTGCTATTTGTGGGTTCGGAAAGTGGTAAATTGTTAGCAATGCGAGATCTTGTTAGAACTGGCCTAAAGCCACCTGTATTGGTTTTTGTTCAAAGCAAG GATCGAGCTAAGCAATTATTTGAAGAACTATTATATGATGGCATTAATGTCGATATTATACATGCCGATCGTACACAACAGCAACGTGATAATTGTGTGAGAGCATTCCGTGAAGGACATATATGGGTATTAATTTGTACGGAATTGATGGGTCGTGGTATTGATTTCAAAGGTGTCAATTTGGTTATAAATTACGATTTTCCACCATCAACCATATCGTATATTCATCGTATTGGTCGCACTGGACGAGCTGGTCGGCCAGGAAAAGCCATAACATTCTTTACACAAAATGATACAACAACTTTAAGAAg TATTgcggaaattataaaaaattctggtGGTAAAGTTCCTGATTTTATGTtgaatatgaaaaaaccaaaaaaatccgATAAGAAGAAATTAGCTAATTTTGCTCCAAAACGTGAagatatttcaacaaaaattaaacCTGAACAAGAGAGACAAGAAAAACTGCAAAAGTTAGAAAAATCTCtaaagaagaaacaaaaaacacaagagGCGGTAAATGATAGTGATGATACACACTTGAAGAAATTgaagaaattgaagaaaatacaaaaactaaaaaattctcaaattaatacaaagaaaaataatatacctccaagaaaaagtaaacaaaaacagAATATTGTAAAAGACAAGAAAgttaaaaaagcaaaaaatatgaaataa